The DNA sequence GAGTTCGCCATGGGTTCGTCCACCGAGCACTCTGCCTTCGGCGCGACCAAGAACCCGTGGGACACAGAGCGCATCCCGGGTGGCTCCGGCGGTGGTTCCGCTGCCGCTGTCGCGGCCTACATGGTGCCCCTGGCCCTCGGCTCCGACACGGGTGGCTCGATCCGCCAGCCCGCGTTCGTGACCGGTACCGTCGGCGCGAAGCCCACCTACGGCGCGGTGTCCCGTTTCGGCCTGGTGGCCATGGCCTCGTCCCTGGACCAGATCGGCCCCGTCACCCGCACTGTCGCTGATGCGGCTGCCCTCACCGAGCTGATCGGCGGCTTTGACCCCAACGATTCGACCTCCCTGAACGAGCCGGTTCCCGCGCTCACGCAGGCCGTCGAGTCCGTCGCCGCGCAGGGTTCCATGAAGGGCCTGAAGGTCGGCGTCGTCAAGGAGCTGAGCGGCGAGGGCTACCAGAAGGACGTCATCGACGCCTTCAACGCCACCGTTGAGAAGCTGCGTGAGGCCGGTGCCGAGATCGTCGAGGTCTCCTGCCCGCACCTGGAGTACTCGCTCGGTGCCTACTACCTGATCATGCCCGCCGAGGTCTCCTCGAACCTGGCCCGTTTCGACGGCATGCGCTACGGCATCCGCGTCGAGCCCACCGAGGGACCCGTGACCGCCGAGCGTGTCATGGCCGCGACCCGCGAGGCCGGCTTCGGTGACGAGGTCAAGCGCCGCATCATCCTGGGCACGCACGTGCTCTCGGCC is a window from the Schaalia odontolytica genome containing:
- the gatA gene encoding Asp-tRNA(Asn)/Glu-tRNA(Gln) amidotransferase subunit GatA, whose product is MNELLKKSALELADMLADGQITSVELTQACLDRIDAIDDRVNAFITVDREGALATAADVDARRAAGQTLHRLAGVPIAVKDNVVTRGLRTTCASRILGDWEPPYDATVTTKIKEAGLPIVGKTNMDEFAMGSSTEHSAFGATKNPWDTERIPGGSGGGSAAAVAAYMVPLALGSDTGGSIRQPAFVTGTVGAKPTYGAVSRFGLVAMASSLDQIGPVTRTVADAAALTELIGGFDPNDSTSLNEPVPALTQAVESVAAQGSMKGLKVGVVKELSGEGYQKDVIDAFNATVEKLREAGAEIVEVSCPHLEYSLGAYYLIMPAEVSSNLARFDGMRYGIRVEPTEGPVTAERVMAATREAGFGDEVKRRIILGTHVLSAGYYDAYYGSAQKVRTLIQRDFDEVFSQVDVLVSPTAPETAFRFGEKTADPLAMYLYDVATIPANLAGIPGVNVPNAVSSEGLPIGFQVLAPARGDLVMYKVASLVEALSDDVAGQCPAANWEEK